The genomic region CGACAGCCGAAGCGAACAGGAGCCGCTCGACGTGAGTGTCGTACCCGCCGAGGTCCTGCCCGGCGCAGCCCGCGCGAACGGGAACTCGGTTGTGGACGCCGAGGACGGAACCCGTGCCGCGGCCGGACTCGGGCCGCGCGCGAGGCTGTGGCCGGCGCTGGCCGCCGTCTACCGGGCGCAGCTCTCCCGGGCCCGGGTGGCCAGGATCCCGCTGCTGTTCGTGGCGACCTTCCAGTCCATCGGGATCATGGTCCTGATGCGCGGGGTCGTGGACGGCGGCGGCGAGGCGCGCTCCGTGGTGGCCGGCTCGTCGGTCCTCGTGGTCGCGTTCGTGGCGCTCAACCTGCTCGCCCAGTACTTCGGCCAGCTGCGCGCCAGCGGCGGCCTCGACCACTACGCGACGCTGCCCGTGCCGCCCGCCGCCGTCGTGCTGGGCGCCGCCGCCGCGTACGCCTCCTTCACCGTGCCCGGGACCTTCGTCACCGCCGTGGTCGGCTGCGTGCTCTTCGGGCTGCCGCTCACGCACCTGTGGATCCTCATCGCCGTCATCCCGCTCGCGGGCGCGGCGCTCGCCGGACTCGGAGCGGCGCTCGGACTGCTCGCCCCGCGGCCCGAACTGGCCACGCTGCTCGGTCAGTTGGGCATGTCCGCCGCTCTGCTGCTCGGGGTGCTGCCGCCGGACCGGCTGCCGACGGTCGTCCAGTACGCGCGTGACCTGCTGCCTTCCACGTACGGCGTCGAGGCCTTCGAGCTGACCTTCGCGGCGGACCCGGACTGGGGTGTCGTCCTGATCGACCTCGCCGTGTGCGCGGGCGTCGGTGTCGCCTCGCTGGCCGTCGCCACCTGGGCCTACCGTCGGGCTGCCGTCCGGTGACGCGACTGACAGCCAGGCCTGGCACGATGTGAGAGTGACCGCACCGCTGACTCCGCCACCTCCGCCGAATCACCAGCCTCCGCACCATGCCTGGCAGGCGCCGCCCCCCGGGTACGCGCTCGGTCATCAGGAGGACGGTCCCGGGATGAAGACCGAACTGCGAGAGGCCGCCGTCATCACGGTCGCGACCGCGCTCGGCGGGGTACTGCTCGGACTGCTGTGGTGCTGGCTGGCACCGCGTGTGCCGCTGTTCTCGGACGGCTCGGCGGTCTATCCCCGGGACCTGGAGGGGGAGCAGTCCATCGGAGTGGACGGCACCTTCACCCTGCTCGCGCTCGGCTTCGGCCTGGTCACCGCGGTGGTTGTCTTCCTCGTACGGCGTCGTGGCGGCATCCCGCTGATCGTCGCGCTCACCGTCGGCGGCATCCTCGCCTCGCTGATCGCCTGGCGCCTCGGCATCTGGCTCGGCCCCACCGAGGACGTGGTCGCCCACGCCAAGGAGGCGGGCAAGGGTGTCACCTTCGACGCCCCGCTGGTGCTCAACGCCAAGGGCGCCCTGCTCGCCTGGTCCTTCTCGGCCCTCCTGGTCCACCTGGGCCTGACGGCCCTGTTCGCCCCGAGGGACCCGGACCCGTACGACCAGCCCCAGCTTCCCGATGGCAACCCGCAGTCCTGACGGCCCCGGGTACGAAACGCTTCCTGGGGAGCGCCTACGCGGGCCGGTGTCCGTGGTTCGACCGGCCCTTCTTGACCCGCCACTTCCGCTTGCGCGTCTTCTTCGACATGCCCTCGGTGCTTAACCGAAAACCGGCCCCCCGTCGAGGGGTCACGCACGCCCGACGGGCGCCAGAACCGCTCCGGTCAGCTTCGCCAGGTCCTTCGGGGCCAGCTCCACCTCCAGGCCGCGGCGGCCCGCCGAGACACAGATCGTGGCGTGGGCGTCGGCCGAGGCGTCCACCACTGTGGTGAGCCGTTTGCGCTGGCCGAGTGGCGAGATTCCGCCACGGACGTAACCCGTGGTGCGCTCCGCCAGAGCGGGATCCGCCATCGCCGCGCGCTTGCCGCCGACCGCCGCAGCGAGCGCCTTCAGGTCCAGTGAGCCCGCCACCGGGACCACGGCGACCGTCAGCGTGCCGTCGACGTCCGCCACCAGGGTCTTGAAGACCCGGTCCGGAGAGACGCCCATCGCCTCGGCCGCCTCCTCGCCGTACGAGGGATGCGACGGATCGTGCTCGTAGGCGTGGACCGTGAACTCGACGCCCGCCGCGGTGAGCGCCACGGTCGCAGGCGTCCCGCCCGACTGCTGCTTCTTCGACTTCTTCGCCATGGGCCCGCATCATCCCAGACAGCCG from Streptomyces sp. NBC_00878 harbors:
- a CDS encoding ABC transporter permease; its protein translation is MSVVPAEVLPGAARANGNSVVDAEDGTRAAAGLGPRARLWPALAAVYRAQLSRARVARIPLLFVATFQSIGIMVLMRGVVDGGGEARSVVAGSSVLVVAFVALNLLAQYFGQLRASGGLDHYATLPVPPAAVVLGAAAAYASFTVPGTFVTAVVGCVLFGLPLTHLWILIAVIPLAGAALAGLGAALGLLAPRPELATLLGQLGMSAALLLGVLPPDRLPTVVQYARDLLPSTYGVEAFELTFAADPDWGVVLIDLAVCAGVGVASLAVATWAYRRAAVR
- the ybaK gene encoding Cys-tRNA(Pro) deacylase; amino-acid sequence: MAKKSKKQQSGGTPATVALTAAGVEFTVHAYEHDPSHPSYGEEAAEAMGVSPDRVFKTLVADVDGTLTVAVVPVAGSLDLKALAAAVGGKRAAMADPALAERTTGYVRGGISPLGQRKRLTTVVDASADAHATICVSAGRRGLEVELAPKDLAKLTGAVLAPVGRA
- a CDS encoding AAA family ATPase: MTAPLTPPPPPNHQPPHHAWQAPPPGYALGHQEDGPGMKTELREAAVITVATALGGVLLGLLWCWLAPRVPLFSDGSAVYPRDLEGEQSIGVDGTFTLLALGFGLVTAVVVFLVRRRGGIPLIVALTVGGILASLIAWRLGIWLGPTEDVVAHAKEAGKGVTFDAPLVLNAKGALLAWSFSALLVHLGLTALFAPRDPDPYDQPQLPDGNPQS